One Roseimaritima multifibrata DNA window includes the following coding sequences:
- a CDS encoding TIGR03032 family protein has translation MTELKPTREVRFEFTNELPGLLNDLGISLLATTYQAGKLVAIGTQRGQLEMQMCSVARPMGLAVSAGCLAIGAQEAVWFADACPEMARQIEPAGRFDAGYSVQRASMTGDIAIHDMAWGNDDQLWAVNTRFSCLCLCDDQHHFSPVWKPPFISNLAAEDRCHLNGLAMQNGKPRYVTVMSQTDTAEGWRPSKATSGCILSVPDGRCLVSGLSMPHSPRVFQNRLFALNSGLGAIGWYEKGQFQTLSKQPGFTRGLDFYGHYAFVGLSKIRETSTFGGIPIADDRDSLKCAIVVVDLRTGKRVAHFEFLAGVDELFDVRVLPKMLNPYIGGPHPHVDNGPVAWLAKPFPSPRQAAEMLSPVVSIGGVPVQELEITHDRITPELLQQFNRATSLAEAQDYEQAISLLQRCAHEHPTVAAVHCNLGVALQLAGRVQDAYQPLQTAFDLAPQNPAVQFNLSMAELQLGHYQNGWRHYEARWSSGQGGALPKGLESWGVPASDAIAEGSTLLVYGEQGIGDEIMFFSLLKRLQATMPSVQLVVACDPRLVGLLRRSYPTLTVISSQNLSALEYRRLAASVTCRIPCGSLPGMLRFPDEVSDHDRQERTLSVDPLRVEYWRQELRRRAGKEVNEFVGVSWAGGKNVQEHAVRSIPLPAWGEIFEPSPNAQFVNLQYGVSRTVSEDSQPEQVGQAFLANMITADQIAPLVDLEEFAAMISALDRVVSIDNSTLHLAGALGIPTVGILPVASSAAYRWGTKTEATIWYPSVRLVRRKLGESDSEVICRAAKALE, from the coding sequence ATGACTGAACTGAAGCCAACTAGAGAAGTACGATTTGAATTTACGAATGAATTGCCGGGATTATTAAATGATTTAGGCATTTCACTGCTCGCTACGACTTATCAAGCAGGGAAATTGGTAGCGATCGGAACGCAACGCGGGCAGCTGGAGATGCAGATGTGCTCGGTTGCACGTCCGATGGGGCTTGCGGTTTCCGCTGGCTGTTTGGCAATTGGAGCACAGGAGGCAGTCTGGTTTGCAGATGCTTGTCCCGAAATGGCGCGGCAAATAGAGCCTGCCGGACGCTTTGACGCGGGATACTCTGTTCAGCGAGCCAGCATGACAGGGGATATTGCTATTCATGACATGGCCTGGGGGAACGACGATCAACTTTGGGCAGTCAACACACGTTTTTCCTGCCTTTGTCTTTGCGATGACCAGCATCATTTCTCTCCTGTCTGGAAGCCTCCTTTTATCTCGAATTTGGCGGCTGAGGATCGATGCCATTTAAACGGGTTGGCAATGCAAAACGGAAAGCCTAGGTACGTGACCGTGATGTCACAAACCGATACGGCAGAGGGCTGGAGACCAAGTAAAGCCACCTCGGGCTGCATTCTGTCGGTGCCGGACGGTCGCTGTTTGGTTAGTGGTCTGTCGATGCCCCATTCACCGCGAGTCTTTCAGAATCGATTGTTCGCGTTGAATTCCGGACTGGGGGCTATTGGGTGGTATGAAAAAGGCCAGTTTCAGACGTTGAGTAAGCAACCAGGCTTCACGCGTGGCTTGGACTTCTACGGGCATTATGCTTTTGTCGGGCTCTCGAAAATTCGTGAAACAAGTACGTTCGGCGGAATCCCGATCGCCGACGATCGCGATTCTCTGAAGTGTGCGATCGTGGTCGTCGATCTGCGTACCGGCAAACGAGTTGCTCATTTTGAGTTTCTTGCTGGGGTTGATGAATTGTTTGATGTCCGCGTTTTGCCCAAAATGCTCAATCCATACATCGGCGGCCCTCATCCTCATGTCGATAACGGTCCGGTGGCTTGGTTAGCCAAACCTTTTCCGAGTCCCCGTCAAGCGGCGGAAATGCTATCGCCTGTAGTGTCGATTGGTGGGGTGCCAGTCCAAGAGCTGGAAATTACCCATGATCGGATAACGCCGGAATTGCTGCAGCAGTTCAATCGGGCGACTTCGCTTGCGGAGGCCCAGGATTACGAGCAAGCAATTTCGCTACTTCAGCGATGTGCCCATGAGCATCCGACGGTTGCAGCGGTGCATTGTAATCTCGGTGTTGCTCTGCAACTTGCAGGGAGGGTTCAAGACGCTTATCAGCCTTTGCAGACAGCCTTTGATTTGGCTCCGCAAAATCCAGCGGTTCAGTTCAATCTTTCAATGGCTGAATTACAGTTGGGCCACTATCAGAATGGCTGGCGGCATTATGAAGCGCGTTGGAGTTCGGGGCAGGGAGGGGCACTGCCGAAAGGGCTGGAATCATGGGGCGTGCCCGCGAGCGATGCGATTGCTGAAGGATCGACCTTGTTGGTCTATGGCGAGCAGGGCATCGGCGATGAGATTATGTTTTTCTCATTGCTGAAACGGTTGCAGGCTACTATGCCTTCTGTTCAGTTGGTGGTTGCTTGTGATCCACGGTTGGTTGGGTTGTTGCGTCGCTCTTACCCAACGCTGACGGTTATCTCTAGCCAAAATTTGTCCGCTTTAGAGTACAGGCGTCTGGCCGCATCTGTCACTTGTCGTATCCCCTGTGGCTCGCTCCCTGGAATGCTGCGATTTCCTGATGAGGTTTCTGATCACGATAGGCAAGAAAGGACGCTCTCTGTTGACCCACTACGAGTCGAGTATTGGCGCCAGGAACTAAGGCGACGAGCCGGAAAAGAAGTAAACGAGTTTGTGGGCGTTTCTTGGGCTGGCGGGAAAAACGTGCAAGAGCATGCGGTACGGAGTATTCCATTGCCTGCTTGGGGCGAGATTTTTGAACCGTCGCCGAATGCTCAGTTTGTCAATCTGCAATACGGTGTATCCCGGACAGTGTCGGAGGATTCACAGCCAGAGCAGGTTGGACAAGCCTTCCTGGCGAACATGATTACCGCTGACCAGATTGCACCGCTCGTTGACTTGGAAGAGTTTGCCGCCATGATCAGCGCCTTAGATCGAGTTGTCTCGATTGATAATTCGACCCTGCATCTGGCGGGCGCACTAGGGATTCCGACTGTAGGGATATTGCCTGTTGCTTCGTCCGCTGCCTATCGATGGGGGACCAAAACTGAAGCAACGATTTGGTACCCGAGTGTTCGCTTGGTGCGCCGCAAGCTGGGAGAGTCTGACAGCGAGGTGATTTGTCGGGCGGCAAAAGCACTCGAGTGA
- a CDS encoding lipopolysaccharide biosynthesis protein, with protein MRIANQAIVYGTSVALNRGGILLSTPLLVAWFGLVDFGIYSLTLVASQLLANLLSLNGSIAVMREGAEDVQKGSYLFRRFSILTILLGSVVTAFVWPFDNSSFHWLGYAFLLGATEGLQQLLLNWLRCRNRQFSYLFFSVVRTTGILLSIFLVSKYHGNLETLFFAQLMWCAALFAGFTLIDGLVSKNIDSKSVAIRGVLAYALPMIPHAAAQWVINGSDRLIIKSMVGEEALGIYSLAYSFAMVVMLVNSGLALTLPQQIIQNYDQWSLGSIRGKTMKAYTAVVVVLVLGVLIALEIDHRTIQWLPAGTGDVPLIVGLVSAGLYLQGIYYLYGNFYFYHRKTSKLAVQTVIAAIANILLTIVFVQWLGIVGAAIATFLTYAGYLAMLISGLKNIEPRLKRMLKADLKLVPFSVAGLFLLGLFHGLLWQ; from the coding sequence TTGAGAATCGCCAATCAAGCTATTGTTTACGGTACAAGTGTCGCGCTGAATCGTGGTGGGATCCTCCTCAGCACTCCCCTTCTGGTTGCTTGGTTCGGGCTGGTCGATTTTGGAATCTATAGCCTAACGTTGGTGGCATCGCAGTTACTTGCAAACCTTCTCAGCCTGAACGGCAGCATTGCCGTGATGCGAGAAGGCGCGGAGGACGTTCAGAAAGGATCGTACCTTTTCCGGCGTTTTTCGATCCTGACGATTCTGCTGGGTTCTGTCGTAACGGCTTTTGTCTGGCCCTTCGACAACTCAAGTTTCCATTGGCTCGGTTATGCATTCCTATTAGGTGCGACCGAGGGACTACAGCAACTGCTTCTAAATTGGCTGCGATGCCGTAACAGACAGTTTTCTTACCTATTTTTCTCCGTCGTGCGAACGACCGGCATTCTGCTTTCAATTTTCCTGGTATCCAAATACCACGGCAATTTGGAGACCTTATTCTTTGCTCAGCTTATGTGGTGTGCCGCACTCTTTGCGGGATTCACTTTGATCGATGGCTTGGTTAGCAAAAACATCGATTCGAAATCAGTCGCGATTCGGGGAGTCTTGGCTTACGCACTGCCAATGATTCCACACGCGGCGGCGCAGTGGGTTATCAACGGATCCGACCGCCTGATCATCAAATCGATGGTGGGTGAAGAAGCACTGGGGATTTATAGCTTGGCCTATTCTTTTGCGATGGTGGTCATGCTGGTCAACAGTGGATTAGCGTTAACCCTGCCGCAGCAGATCATCCAAAATTACGATCAATGGTCCCTGGGATCGATCCGCGGCAAAACAATGAAAGCCTACACGGCCGTCGTCGTCGTGCTGGTGCTGGGGGTTCTGATTGCACTGGAAATCGATCACCGCACGATTCAATGGCTGCCAGCAGGCACCGGTGATGTCCCTCTCATCGTCGGACTGGTTTCGGCGGGACTGTACCTGCAAGGCATCTATTACCTGTACGGCAATTTCTATTTCTACCATCGCAAAACGTCGAAGCTTGCAGTCCAAACGGTGATTGCAGCAATCGCGAACATCCTACTAACGATCGTTTTTGTGCAATGGTTAGGGATCGTCGGTGCTGCGATTGCTACTTTCCTGACGTACGCAGGCTATTTAGCAATGTTGATTAGCGGCCTAAAAAACATCGAACCACGTTTAAAACGGATGCTCAAAGCCGACCTAAAGCTCGTTCCGTTTTCAGTGGCGGGATTGTTCTTACTCGGTCTCTTTCATGGACTGTTATGGCAATAA
- a CDS encoding Gfo/Idh/MocA family oxidoreductase, with the protein MSNHLKRAPLWLIGAGPMAVSYGHVLRHLKMPFEVIGRGATSAASFRKAVQVPVHEGGIETQLAQSAAPETAIVAVSLMQLSQTTKTLIEAGTSKILLEKPAALTLAAIAELTEFAAARGSEIYIAYNRRFNASTSAARQLIEEDGGVRSFHFEFTEWSHKIETLPHPPEVLENWLFANSSHVIDLAFHLGGQPEKLSCHQAGGLSWHPSASAFSGSGVTEQGALFSYQADWEAPGRWGVEILTANRRLILRPLEQLWIQEKGSIAIHRQEIDDSLDTDFKPGLCAEVQDFLRPQPNRLPSLQEHHQFAANILQPIAGLGTVESPQQQARKEKTTCF; encoded by the coding sequence ATGTCCAATCACCTAAAACGCGCGCCTCTCTGGTTGATCGGTGCAGGACCGATGGCCGTCTCTTATGGGCACGTACTCCGACACTTGAAGATGCCGTTTGAAGTCATTGGACGAGGGGCTACTTCTGCGGCAAGCTTTCGTAAAGCGGTACAGGTGCCGGTCCACGAAGGCGGTATCGAAACTCAACTGGCACAATCCGCTGCCCCTGAAACGGCTATCGTTGCGGTCAGCCTGATGCAGCTTTCCCAAACAACAAAAACGTTGATCGAAGCGGGCACGTCGAAAATTCTGCTTGAAAAGCCTGCGGCGTTGACCTTGGCTGCAATCGCAGAATTGACGGAGTTCGCCGCGGCACGGGGAAGCGAAATTTACATCGCTTATAACCGCCGTTTCAACGCTTCGACGAGTGCCGCTCGTCAACTGATCGAGGAAGACGGAGGCGTGCGTTCGTTCCATTTTGAATTTACCGAATGGAGCCATAAAATCGAGACACTGCCTCATCCCCCAGAGGTCCTTGAGAATTGGTTATTCGCCAATTCCAGCCACGTAATTGACCTGGCTTTTCACCTTGGCGGTCAACCAGAAAAACTAAGCTGCCATCAGGCTGGCGGACTCTCCTGGCACCCATCAGCATCCGCCTTTAGCGGATCAGGCGTAACGGAACAGGGGGCTTTATTTAGCTACCAAGCCGACTGGGAGGCTCCCGGCCGCTGGGGTGTCGAAATCCTCACCGCGAATCGCCGACTGATACTTCGGCCACTCGAACAACTGTGGATTCAAGAGAAGGGCTCCATCGCGATCCACCGCCAGGAAATCGACGATTCCCTCGATACCGATTTCAAGCCCGGCCTCTGTGCGGAGGTCCAAGACTTCCTGCGTCCTCAGCCCAACCGGCTTCCCAGCCTCCAAGAACACCATCAGTTCGCGGCCAACATCCTCCAGCCGATCGCCGGACTGGGCACGGTGGAGAGCCCCCAGCAGCAGGCCAGGAAGGAAAAAACAACGTGTTTTTGA
- a CDS encoding ELWxxDGT repeat protein, with amino-acid sequence MKRLKKKSQPLTRRRSLSVQTLETRQMLAANPILQLPGLAHGGMFTDLNDTVYFAANDGELWKTDGSVAGSQLVHDLGSAEESVRITITEMSVFNDQLVLTASDESGTVDLWVSDGTNGGTQQVYEFGGAAFSSDGVYFTEAGGQLFFSVKGLAPDSEYEIWKTDLTSGGTTMVTDLSTPGPYSESPRNLTSFNGELYFTAIDPGDSETDGRELWKSNGTVNTLVTDVNGPDGQLVGPVIANGELYFGTRSTDGSGISSSQLWKTDGTIGGEILIKDFGNDAPGLERAVEFNGKLIGVVTDEASGTELWVSDGTSAGTGLLKDIVPGDTGSYPTNLTKFNNELYFSANDGIHGAELWKTDGTEAGTVLVADINPGPDGSYPYGTGYPGVFAEGNNRLYFSATTATNGSELWSSDGTSQGTELVADLVPGTDGSYPYSMTFLQDHLFFGTYGINDGTFVLNPSNVDSIFAVSSGDTVIKAQQGASPGSLSSTAAIALPGNLAGRDVLTADTNGDGISDLLSRAADGWWYVSESAPNGDWTPFVKHVYWSTSYAWDEVRTGDFNGDGLEDLAGFEATGGRWLVSSSQATGLASSSIQTIWSPTITWSDIQVGDFNNDGRDDLFARAGGNKIVVAKSTGTNLPTTTWVTLAATEEWKDVLVGDFDGDGNDDFTARANAGGSIITGLSTGTAFSVSTWAHWSAAVDWSNTRVGDFNNDGRDDLITLGAGNRWMVVGSSGTAFGSQVTASWAASLSFHEVLVLDLDGDGNDDLATRTANNQWYVWTAPLQSINLRNWGTWSANVSWRSIQTGTST; translated from the coding sequence ATGAAACGCTTAAAAAAAAAATCCCAACCTTTGACTCGCCGCAGATCCTTAAGCGTTCAAACGCTTGAAACTCGTCAGATGCTGGCGGCTAACCCAATTCTGCAATTGCCGGGTCTAGCTCACGGGGGAATGTTCACCGATCTGAACGACACGGTTTATTTTGCCGCAAACGATGGTGAACTTTGGAAGACGGATGGGTCTGTCGCAGGGTCGCAGCTGGTTCACGACCTGGGCTCCGCTGAAGAGTCTGTCAGGATCACCATCACCGAAATGTCGGTTTTCAATGATCAACTTGTGCTCACAGCCTCTGACGAAAGTGGCACAGTCGACCTATGGGTGAGTGACGGGACCAATGGAGGGACCCAGCAGGTCTATGAATTCGGCGGGGCAGCATTCTCATCCGACGGCGTTTACTTTACGGAAGCGGGGGGGCAGCTATTTTTTTCTGTAAAAGGTTTAGCACCTGATTCGGAATATGAGATCTGGAAGACAGATCTTACGTCAGGGGGAACCACGATGGTTACTGACCTCAGCACGCCTGGTCCCTATTCCGAGTCGCCGCGAAATCTAACCAGTTTCAACGGCGAACTCTATTTCACGGCAATTGACCCGGGTGACAGCGAGACCGATGGACGGGAACTTTGGAAGTCCAACGGAACGGTCAATACGTTGGTGACCGACGTGAATGGTCCTGACGGGCAACTTGTGGGCCCAGTGATTGCCAATGGCGAACTTTACTTTGGAACGCGTTCCACTGACGGGAGCGGCATTTCTTCCTCCCAGCTTTGGAAGACCGATGGAACCATCGGCGGTGAAATTTTGATCAAAGACTTTGGTAACGATGCACCGGGACTGGAACGCGCTGTTGAGTTTAACGGGAAGCTGATCGGTGTTGTGACCGATGAGGCTTCAGGCACAGAATTGTGGGTATCCGATGGGACATCCGCGGGTACCGGCCTCCTCAAAGACATCGTTCCCGGCGATACAGGTTCCTACCCTACCAATCTAACTAAATTCAACAACGAACTTTATTTTTCGGCCAATGACGGTATCCACGGTGCGGAGCTTTGGAAAACCGACGGTACGGAAGCGGGAACCGTTTTAGTCGCTGACATCAACCCTGGCCCTGACGGCAGCTACCCCTATGGCACCGGCTATCCAGGCGTGTTTGCTGAGGGAAACAACCGGCTCTATTTTAGCGCCACAACTGCAACCAACGGCAGCGAGCTTTGGTCGAGCGATGGGACAAGCCAAGGCACCGAACTCGTCGCCGATCTTGTCCCCGGCACGGATGGTTCTTACCCATACTCGATGACATTTTTACAGGACCACCTGTTCTTTGGCACCTACGGAATCAATGACGGGACCTTTGTCCTAAACCCATCGAACGTTGATTCAATTTTTGCTGTCAGCAGTGGTGACACCGTCATTAAAGCACAGCAAGGTGCTAGCCCCGGTTCGCTTTCTTCGACGGCGGCGATTGCACTGCCAGGGAACCTCGCGGGCCGGGATGTCTTAACGGCCGACACAAATGGCGACGGCATCTCCGACCTGTTGTCCCGCGCCGCCGATGGCTGGTGGTACGTTTCCGAATCCGCACCCAACGGCGACTGGACTCCGTTTGTCAAGCATGTTTACTGGAGCACTTCGTATGCCTGGGATGAAGTGCGAACCGGTGACTTCAACGGAGACGGCTTAGAGGATCTGGCTGGATTTGAAGCAACCGGCGGACGCTGGTTGGTTTCCAGTTCACAGGCTACCGGCCTAGCAAGTTCTTCGATCCAAACCATCTGGTCGCCAACGATTACCTGGTCCGACATCCAGGTTGGTGACTTTAATAACGATGGACGCGACGACCTCTTCGCTCGCGCAGGCGGAAACAAAATTGTCGTCGCTAAATCAACGGGCACCAATTTACCGACGACCACTTGGGTAACCCTAGCAGCTACTGAGGAATGGAAGGACGTTCTGGTTGGCGATTTTGATGGAGATGGCAACGACGACTTCACTGCTCGAGCCAACGCAGGTGGAAGCATCATTACCGGTCTAAGTACTGGAACGGCGTTTTCCGTATCGACGTGGGCCCACTGGTCAGCGGCCGTCGACTGGTCCAATACGCGAGTCGGGGACTTTAACAACGACGGACGAGACGATCTGATCACCCTGGGCGCAGGTAATCGATGGATGGTGGTTGGTTCTTCGGGAACAGCATTTGGCAGTCAAGTCACCGCTTCATGGGCCGCCTCACTGAGCTTCCACGAGGTGCTTGTGCTCGACCTGGATGGGGACGGGAATGACGACCTAGCGACCCGAACAGCGAACAATCAGTGGTATGTCTGGACTGCACCACTGCAATCAATCAATCTCCGCAACTGGGGAACATGGTCGGCGAACGTCAGCTGGAGAAGCATTCAAACAGGCACTAGCACCTGA
- a CDS encoding FG-GAP-like repeat-containing protein: protein MSLQSRLYTSSKRTRKPANRLRKSQLERLESRDLFAVDIVFDYSYDDGGFFTSEAKAAIERAAEAYELRLQDTLAAIPSAPPGNSWSAVFDDPETGGSVSVPGLELAVGEVRVYLGARAIGGSTLGIASTGYSLSYNNTDWLDTVVLRGQIGDNEQSTWGGSISFDSSTSWHFGEAEPSGSQNDLYSVALHELGHLFGIANQVGNTWTNYVKPLAELSGAEQTAVNNEPGYYFTGPKSVALYGSPILVGSGHFGDDVGVGGQEAALTPSLTTGTRKPMSPLDWAALDDIGWEVSAEFVSQDLVALNGTGQWYAISDEGGAAFVRQVGSWAPGVTWGNVTVGDFDGDGVDDVIARNMNTNAWVVGERSSTGLLFRTVGVWSTAVAWENMTVSDFNGDGKVDVAARGNNGTWVVGVSDGTQIATTVYGAWTDAIQWVDVLPADINGDGQVDIIGRNQNAGGWIVAESQGTSFTNRTLGYWSPSITWTNVMVDDFNGDGMDDIYARGAGGRWIVSQSTGTAITTRTVGGWAEAINWQDIQTLDLNGDGYAELIARNSSNVWIASFFDDDIFRTVTLGAWSTSTPITFLGVADTNGDGKAELIGTTAAGSLLLSGIDGSEQLTNEVWGTWAGAVDVIFAKRGAGA from the coding sequence ATGTCGCTTCAATCTCGTTTATATACCTCGTCGAAACGAACTCGAAAGCCAGCAAATCGCCTTCGGAAATCGCAGTTGGAACGGTTGGAATCGCGGGACCTTTTCGCAGTCGATATTGTGTTCGACTATAGCTATGACGATGGGGGATTCTTCACTAGCGAAGCGAAAGCGGCTATTGAACGCGCGGCGGAGGCATATGAGCTTCGTCTGCAAGATACGCTCGCTGCCATCCCTTCGGCACCTCCAGGAAATTCTTGGTCGGCTGTGTTCGATGATCCCGAAACGGGGGGATCGGTTTCCGTCCCTGGGCTGGAACTTGCCGTGGGTGAAGTTCGGGTTTATCTAGGGGCCCGAGCCATTGGCGGGTCGACACTTGGAATTGCGTCGACAGGGTACTCGTTGAGCTACAACAATACTGATTGGCTAGATACCGTCGTCCTGCGAGGGCAGATAGGCGACAACGAGCAGAGTACTTGGGGAGGGAGTATCTCGTTTGATTCTTCCACCTCATGGCACTTCGGTGAAGCGGAGCCGTCAGGTTCGCAAAATGATCTCTACAGCGTTGCGTTGCATGAACTGGGCCATCTTTTTGGGATTGCAAACCAAGTCGGAAATACTTGGACCAATTACGTTAAACCTCTGGCCGAACTTTCCGGTGCGGAGCAGACCGCAGTAAACAACGAACCAGGGTACTACTTTACGGGCCCAAAATCGGTTGCGTTGTACGGAAGCCCGATCTTGGTTGGTAGCGGACATTTTGGCGACGATGTTGGGGTCGGAGGGCAAGAGGCGGCGCTGACGCCTAGTCTGACAACCGGGACTAGAAAACCAATGAGCCCGCTCGATTGGGCTGCACTGGATGATATTGGTTGGGAGGTTTCTGCAGAGTTCGTTTCCCAGGACTTGGTCGCATTAAATGGAACCGGACAATGGTACGCGATCAGCGATGAGGGCGGTGCGGCTTTTGTTCGTCAAGTCGGTTCCTGGGCGCCGGGAGTGACTTGGGGAAACGTCACTGTGGGCGATTTTGATGGCGATGGCGTTGATGATGTGATTGCCCGAAACATGAACACCAATGCTTGGGTTGTTGGCGAGCGATCCTCGACCGGACTGCTGTTCCGAACCGTTGGAGTTTGGAGCACCGCAGTTGCCTGGGAAAATATGACGGTTTCCGACTTCAATGGAGATGGCAAAGTCGATGTTGCCGCTCGGGGCAACAATGGAACTTGGGTGGTCGGAGTAAGTGATGGTACGCAGATCGCCACCACCGTCTATGGTGCCTGGACCGATGCGATTCAATGGGTGGATGTCCTTCCTGCAGACATCAATGGGGACGGGCAGGTCGATATTATTGGCCGCAATCAAAATGCCGGAGGTTGGATCGTCGCAGAAAGCCAAGGGACTTCCTTCACCAATCGTACATTGGGGTATTGGTCGCCTAGTATCACTTGGACCAATGTCATGGTCGATGATTTTAACGGCGATGGTATGGACGATATCTATGCGAGAGGCGCTGGCGGACGCTGGATTGTTTCCCAGAGTACCGGAACCGCGATAACAACACGCACCGTGGGTGGGTGGGCAGAGGCAATTAACTGGCAGGATATTCAGACGCTGGATTTGAACGGGGATGGATATGCGGAACTGATCGCCAGAAATAGCTCCAACGTTTGGATCGCATCCTTTTTTGATGATGACATTTTTCGTACCGTGACACTGGGAGCCTGGAGCACGTCGACGCCCATTACCTTCTTAGGAGTTGCGGATACCAACGGTGATGGAAAGGCCGAATTGATCGGCACGACCGCGGCTGGCAGTCTGCTGCTTAGTGGGATCGATGGCAGCGAGCAACTAACCAACGAGGTTTGGGGGACGTGGGCCGGTGCAGTAGACGTTATCTTCGCGAAGCGTGGAGCCGGGGCGTAG
- the asnB gene encoding asparagine synthase (glutamine-hydrolyzing), giving the protein MCGIAGLSGDFIPGLMDRMNTAQRHRGPDGQGVFENPASEIALGHVRLAVLDLSESSSQPMHSSDGRYVLVFNGEIYNFRELRQTLESQGVAFRSRGDTEVLLRGLQAEGTAFIKKLDGMFAFALWDQEQQELLIARDRLGVKPLYYAEPVPGAFLFASEIKAMCAHPKLRREPDFFAIQQHLAYGHSSGTRTALRGIQRVPPGGIIRWRPNQPLKTEQYWTPPFCDQPQNFKDAKEQLRELISAAVHRQLVSDVPVGAFLSGGLDSSLIARLASEQGVLNCYTTTYSSADNQLDQSASDLPYARFMAKELGARLEEIAMTSDVASIWQRLIYHLDEPLADPAAIACYLISRLAKEDNTTVMLSGQGADELLAGYPRYWAIQSTQQIDSLPMAMRSAITRMASVIPGALPGRIGGTLRRVRRVLSEAQRTPIERFLGYCSATPSASIRSILSPDFLAAIGDETALDECARGIRNDPSAQNINRFLRRDLGTYLPNHNLLYTDKMGMATGIETRVPFIDNALVDFIVGLPPELKIQKGTTKFLLKEAARTLVPDRVIDRRKAGFGAPYRNWLRNDLSEMWNDLTDSESVNRRGWFDPQALAEIRHQSQTGKTDLYMLQWAVLTMELWARQFIDQNPADQN; this is encoded by the coding sequence ATGTGTGGAATTGCAGGATTAAGTGGCGATTTTATTCCAGGGTTAATGGATCGTATGAATACGGCCCAGCGACACCGTGGCCCCGATGGACAAGGCGTCTTTGAAAATCCGGCCTCCGAGATCGCACTAGGGCATGTTCGATTAGCCGTATTGGATTTGTCAGAGTCCTCTTCACAACCAATGCACTCAAGCGACGGTCGCTATGTGCTGGTATTCAACGGAGAAATCTATAATTTTCGCGAATTGCGTCAAACCCTTGAATCCCAGGGGGTCGCTTTTCGTTCGCGTGGTGATACCGAAGTTCTCCTTCGGGGACTGCAGGCAGAGGGGACCGCGTTTATCAAGAAGCTAGACGGAATGTTCGCGTTTGCACTTTGGGATCAGGAGCAACAAGAACTATTGATTGCCCGCGATCGCCTTGGTGTCAAGCCGCTTTACTACGCAGAGCCAGTTCCAGGGGCCTTTCTCTTTGCAAGTGAAATCAAAGCGATGTGCGCTCACCCGAAGCTCCGTCGCGAACCCGATTTCTTTGCAATTCAACAACACTTGGCCTATGGACATTCCTCGGGGACCCGAACGGCTCTGCGCGGAATCCAACGCGTCCCACCAGGCGGAATCATCCGTTGGCGGCCCAACCAGCCACTAAAGACCGAACAATACTGGACGCCTCCATTTTGTGACCAACCTCAAAATTTCAAGGACGCCAAGGAGCAACTTAGAGAGTTGATCTCTGCGGCTGTTCATCGACAATTGGTTTCCGATGTCCCGGTAGGTGCTTTCCTTAGTGGCGGACTGGACAGCAGTCTCATCGCCCGGCTCGCCTCTGAGCAAGGCGTCCTCAATTGTTACACAACCACATACTCCTCGGCTGACAATCAACTTGATCAATCGGCATCGGATCTGCCCTACGCCCGTTTCATGGCCAAAGAGCTTGGTGCCCGTCTAGAGGAAATAGCGATGACGTCGGACGTCGCCTCGATTTGGCAACGTTTGATCTACCACCTAGACGAACCGTTAGCTGATCCGGCGGCGATCGCCTGCTATCTGATCAGTCGGCTGGCGAAAGAAGACAACACGACCGTGATGTTATCGGGGCAAGGTGCCGACGAGTTATTGGCTGGCTATCCTCGTTACTGGGCGATTCAATCCACACAGCAAATCGATTCACTGCCGATGGCGATGCGCAGTGCCATCACACGAATGGCGTCGGTTATTCCCGGGGCACTCCCTGGACGCATCGGCGGCACACTGCGACGCGTACGCCGAGTCCTCTCCGAAGCCCAGAGAACCCCAATTGAACGTTTCTTGGGGTACTGTTCGGCGACCCCCTCTGCCTCCATCCGAAGTATCCTCAGTCCTGATTTCTTAGCAGCGATTGGAGACGAAACCGCACTGGACGAGTGTGCTCGAGGAATCCGCAACGACCCAAGTGCTCAGAACATAAATCGTTTCCTGCGGCGAGACCTGGGCACATACCTCCCCAATCATAATTTGCTTTACACCGACAAAATGGGGATGGCTACCGGGATCGAAACCCGCGTCCCCTTTATTGACAATGCCTTGGTCGACTTTATTGTCGGCCTTCCCCCCGAACTAAAGATCCAAAAGGGAACGACGAAGTTCCTGCTTAAAGAGGCTGCCAGGACGCTCGTCCCCGATCGAGTAATCGATCGCCGCAAGGCTGGTTTTGGAGCTCCCTACCGAAACTGGCTCCGCAACGATCTCTCCGAGATGTGGAACGACCTAACAGACTCCGAATCCGTTAACCGACGTGGCTGGTTCGATCCTCAAGCCTTGGCAGAAATTCGGCATCAGAGCCAAACGGGAAAAACCGATCTGTATATGCTTCAGTGGGCCGTTCTAACCATGGAGCTGTGGGCTCGGCAATTCATCGACCAGAACCCTGCGGACCAAAATTAG